The DNA sequence CTTCTACTTTCTCAACTTCTTTTAAATCATCTTCGGTTAAACCCAATGTGGACACAATCCTTATATCCATTAAATTATAATCATCATAATATTTATCAGCAGTTTTTTTCATATCTTCTGGGGCTATCTTTACCCCAGTAAAAAAAGTCACCCCCAAGGCTATGATGGCCGTTATAGATAAAAATCTACCGAGGGACTTTTTTATGTCTCGTGCAATGTCTTTTAATAGAGGATCTTTCATAACTACCATTCAATCCTTTCTACTGGAACTGGATTTTCATTTATAGTTTGACTTTCTACTATGCCATTTCTTACCTTGATTATTTTATCACCCATAGGAGCAATAGCTAAATTATGGGTTATGATAACTACAGTCATTCCAGTTTTTCTACATGTATCTTGTAGTAGTTTTAATATGGATTTTCCTGTATTATAGTCTAAGGCACCTGTAGGCTCATCGCATAGTAGAAGTTTAGGATTTTTTGCTAAGGCTCTCGCTACTGCTACTCTTTGTTGCTCTCCTCCAGATAATTGGGAAGGGAAATTATTTTTTCTATGGCTTAATCCTACATCCTCCAATACCCGATCAATATCTAAAGGGTTCTTACATATTTGTGTTGCCAATTCCAGATTTTCCCTTGCAGTTAAATTTTGAACTAAATTATAAAACTGGAATACAAATCCAATATCATTTCTCCTATAGGTAATCAGTTCCTTATCAGAAAGATTGTGTACTTTCTTGTTGTCCAC is a window from the Tepidimicrobium xylanilyticum genome containing:
- a CDS encoding ABC transporter ATP-binding protein yields the protein MYKYIEFKDVKKVYKMGDVEINALNGVNFSINKGELVIVVGASGAGKSTILNILGGMDRPTSGEIYVDNKKVHNLSDKELITYRRNDIGFVFQFYNLVQNLTARENLELATQICKNPLDIDRVLEDVGLSHRKNNFPSQLSGGEQQRVAVARALAKNPKLLLCDEPTGALDYNTGKSILKLLQDTCRKTGMTVVIITHNLAIAPMGDKIIKVRNGIVESQTINENPVPVERIEW